The proteins below are encoded in one region of Malaclemys terrapin pileata isolate rMalTer1 chromosome 8, rMalTer1.hap1, whole genome shotgun sequence:
- the LEXM gene encoding LOW QUALITY PROTEIN: lymphocyte expansion molecule (The sequence of the model RefSeq protein was modified relative to this genomic sequence to represent the inferred CDS: deleted 1 base in 1 codon), producing the protein MAAVFRSCWKLCHGGGGAPSIPREQRMAAKGFTGAPFGTQTVRFDVSAVYPNCKKPGTYTQAPYCKKVSSELGRKLGPGTYNIDHGSFSSSVLQEKASNSGWGKAQKAARLTQMPHFNFKETLKKSKYLKEKLGPGTYNIKDFLQETRPSSIRGVCDTGEERFRAFIRDCHPGPGTYGKNGNPYALIEEKERRSANSQGIMDSKTEKSVLPTAAGSGLGPGTYNLKNSTDEVLKRVVSNRGPYDTFTGDRSKPIICGHYAVEKKCIELGTSNVKSFVEELDTKDRKKKGVFSTLARNPGCPTERIFWATLSQCPRATYAVGPGSHDPKPMERSEYFNQPPFWSSAKRVDRKAYRLFIGNTNPVGVGRYDITKQEKCKWNTRYRSLYQCETHRYLSNLERDAYLL; encoded by the exons ATGGCAGCAGTGTTCcggagctgctggaagctgtgccac gggggcgggggggctccctccatccccagggAGCAGAGAATGGCAGCAAAGGGCTTTACAGGTGCCCCCTTCGGCACTCAGACGGTCAG ATTTGATGTGTCAGCAGTTTATCCAAACTGTAAGAAACCTGGTACATACACACAGGCGCCCTACTGCAAAAAGGTCTCTTCAGAGTTG GGCAGAAAGTTAGGCCCAGGCACCTACAATATTGACCATGGAAGCTTTAGCTCCTCTGTGCTGCAGGAGAAGGCTTCAAATTCTGGCTGGGGCAAGGCACAGAAAGCGGCACGACTTACCCAGATGCCCCATTTTAATTTTAAGGAGACCTTGAAGAAAAGCAAGTATCTG AAAGAAAAACTGGGCCCAGGAACTTACAATATCAAAGATTTTCTGCAAGAGACCCGACCTTCAAGTATTAGAGGTGTTTGTGACACTGGAGAAGAGAGGTTTAGAGCCTTCATTAGG GATTGCCACCCTGGCCCTGGGACTTATGGCAAGAATGGAAACCCTTATGCCCTGATTGAGGAGAAGGAGAGACGCTCGGCAAACTCTCAAGGGATAATGGACAGCAAAACCGAAAAATCTGTCTTACCTACTGCTGCG GGAAGTGGTTTGGGGCCAGGCACCTACAATCTCAAAAACAGTACGGACGAGGTGTTGAAACGTGTGGTCAGTAATCGCGGCCCATATGACACCTTCACAGGAGACAGGTCAAAGCCTATTATCTGCGGACATTACGCTGTGGAA AAGAAATGCATCGAGCTCGGCACCAGCAATGTCAAGAGCTTTGTGGAGGAGCTGGACACCAaggacagaaagaaaaaaggtgtTTTCAGCACCCTCGCTCGGAACCCCGGCTGCCCCACGGAGCGGATCTTCTGGGCCACACTCAGCCAGTGTCCACGTGCCACG TATGCTGTAGGGCCAGGCTCACATGATCCAAAACCCATGGAGCGATCAGAATACTTCAATCAACCTCCATTTTGGTCATCTGCAAAAAGAGTTGACAGGAAAGCATACCGCCTCTTTATTGGAAACACA AACCCAGTTGGTGTTGGTCGCTATGACATCACAAAACAAGAAAAGTGCAAGTGGAATACTAGATACCGGTCACTTTACCAGTGTGAAACACACCGTTATCTGAGTAACCTGGAGCGGGATGCATACTTACTGTAA